The following coding sequences lie in one Haematobia irritans isolate KBUSLIRL chromosome 3, ASM5000362v1, whole genome shotgun sequence genomic window:
- the LOC142229375 gene encoding small ribosomal subunit protein uS11A: MAPRKAKAQKEEVQVSLGPQVRDGEFVFGVAHIYASFNDTFVHVTDLSGRETIARVTGGMKVKADRDEASPYAAMLAAQDVAEKCKTLGITALHIKLRATGGNKTKTPGPGAQSALRALARSSMKIGRIEDVTPIPSDSTRRKGGRRGRRL; this comes from the exons ATGGCTCCCAGAAAGGCTAAAGCTCAAAAAGAAGAAGTCCAAGTTTCATTGGGCCCTCAAGTGCGTGATGGCGAATTTGTTTTCGGTGTTGCCCATATCTATGCCAGTTTCAACGATACCTTCGTTCATGTCACCGATTTGTCTGGCCGTGAAACCATTGCCCGTGTTACTGGCGGTATGAAGGTAAAGGCCGATCGTGATGAAGCTTCCCCCTACGCTGCTATGTTGGCTGCTCAA gaTGTTGCTGAAAAATGCAAAACTTTGGGTATCACCGCATTGCACATCAAATTGCGTGCCACCGGTGGCAACAAAACCAAGACCCCAGGACCTGGTGCCCAATCTGCTCTTCGTGCTTTAGCCCGTTCTTCCATGAAGATTGGCCGTATTGAAGATGTTACCCCCATTCCTTCCGACTCTACACGCAGAAAGGGTGGTCGTCGCGGTCGCCGTTTGTAA